The nucleotide window ATTTGATATATTATTacatttattagatttattgatCTATTTTTTAAAGTTTATGTATACTTATAAAATGCTCTTCAAAATTTTAGAACTCAATTgagcaaaattattttcaaaataattttatttttaatataattttaaatattttaatttatatcttAATAAATTAATAAGTTAAGTGAGTGAATGTAAAATTATGACCCAATAACTTAGGATAAGATATATTAGAGGCTTAATTAAATTCTTATTAATATTAATGATTAAGAAAATGAGATTTCTAATCTTGACGGATTACCTTTGTAGGAGAGACCATGGTTCTCTTAcataaaatatctttatttgTAATAATTGATCTCTAATATCGTTAGTCATAGTAGTCTTGTGTAAAATAGGAAATAGAGGAGGAGTGCTAATTTTTCATGTGTAAATCTAGGAAGGCTTCATAATGTAGGAGATATTTGATTTgataatgatataaaaaatacgATCGTTTTATTTTAGATCTATAATAATTTTAGATTATTAATTGAACATAATGCAACATGGATCATAGGCTAGTAATAAAATCCCATCCTAAACTAATTAGAAATCCCAAATTTAAGtgattcaaaatattttatttattttaattaataattacaGAATCATCCAAAACTTAACTCTGACCCTAAGTCGAGTCTTATTACGAATCCGATTAGATGCCCCCATCTAAGTTTCAAAATACCAAAATACCCTCCCTGAATGAGGAAATTCCAAAGTAATCTCGATCAAGTCTCGATAGCAAATCTCCAAAATAGCGTTAGTATATAACACTGTTTATAACCAAAACAGGAGATTAGATTATACTATATTTATACTATTTATGGTTGGCCATGAGATTTAGATGCCCTTTTTCATATTTTGCTTGGAGAGGTCAAACCAAATCTACTACCAAAATCACGTTCTATTGTTTCTTACTTTTGCGCACAAGAAAATTCCTTCCGTCCTCCATCGCTCACCCACAACTGTAGAATGCAACGAGATTAGATCTTTCAAACACCCTCAATGATCCCATCCCGAAGTTTGTTGCCTCTTTCTCCttagtgtttctttctttcttctttatccAAATCGGCCCATGAGAATCCAAGGTTGATCATTCACCTCCCAAAAATGTAGCATtttggaaaataaaaaataaaatttcaattcgGTGTTTCGACATcggttccccctttttttttttttttttgtatggcaATAGGGCTTGgatttcatcatgaaaatttctGCCATCTTTTACATAGAACATATTGAGCATAACATTTTTCATGTCGACATAAAACACAGTAAAataattatagaaaataaaaaaggaatgtCTCCCATGTGGTTGATTTATTTGagcatattaattttttatcGATCATAAATCAAAAGATAATACAAAATCGAACACCAATCAATAAAACATAAATCTAAATATCGGAACTCTAACAATCTCCTAACAGACAATTCGGTTCGTCATCGgtatctcttcctttttttatgTTACCGACCTTGCTGAGTAGAGAGGAGAAGGGTggtcataatatatttataggGAAATATCCTCTCTCTCCTCAAAATCCTAATATGGAAGTATTTTGTATATTTAATTAATCCCTACTTCTAATCTAATTAGGAAATCATCAAGCCTCCAACTCTCACCTTTGATCGAACTCATTTCCAGTTCGATCAAGAGAAGTGTTCGACCCAAGTCTTAAGTTACCAAAATTTCTTTGATTAAGTATAAATTAAATAGGAAATCCCAAATAGGTCAGTTTTGTTGTGTTTGTTGATATCTATCGAATGCAGCAGTTTGGTATAAGTGCCATCATCTTTGGAGATCTTACTTTGGCACCCTTTTCGAACACATAGCTTAAAGCCCATCAAACTATAGATTATTAATCATTCAAATGGTAGATAAATCTAAATGCTGCATGACCTGAAACAATTCGAAATATTCTCTCTAGAAACAAGaaaataatcgaaagaaaattTAACCCAAGGACATTGTTATTAGATGAGTAGTATTCAACCCAAAGCAGTAAAATAAACCTTCAACGAAAGTAACTCTCATTTTTCTTTTCTCCTTGTCCCTCACAATTTTCATGGTGCATGTCATACATACTAACTAGCAGTGGAGCTTAAATTTCCAATCGGTATAAGcattctaaataaaaaaaaagtgcatAACAAGATACTTAATAAGAGGCGGAATTTAGGCACGAAAGGAGAAACCACTACCTCATGCCTAAATTCTTAGAATTCCTCATTTCCATTCTATGGGCAACATGATGAGGTGGTGGTTTCTCATATTAAAACAAACTGGTTAAAAGTTAGTTAAaagttaaaagttaaaacaaaCTACCTCATGCCTAAATCCACAGTGATCATATTAAAACAAACTAGTTAAAAGTTAGTCAAGGCCCAGTGTTCAGAATTTTTGATTAGTAGGAAATTGAAGCGTAAGATAACACTTGAACATTAATTATTAAGGGGCTACAAGTCCCTCCTAGCACTGttaatagctgcagcagctaccTATTTCTGTCTGTTGATGATGTATCTGATACATGTAGCCACAATTAATGATTCGAGTGAGTCAATAATGAAATCAGCACTATTTTGGGTTGTGGAGAGAACTTAGATGATGAAACAGCTTTTCTTAATATAGGGAAGATTTGGTACCATAACTgtgttttatatttaaaaatacatTTAGGATAATTCTGAAATTCTGAAACAAATGCTATCTACTCCTATGATTAcagaagtaaaaaaagaaaaaggatattgTGCATCCAATTGATGATAATGACAAATTGTGCTTTTACGGAGAGATATCAATGAATAActtaataaaaagataattatcaaAACAAATAAATTGATCTCATAACCATCCAAGTACAGGCCTTATACACAAGTAACTTATAGAGAGAAGCCAATTGTATGGTCTCAAAACCAAATTAGATATTCCTGTTTGTTAGGTATAGCTAGAAAGAACACATAACATGCCACATACTAAACATCTTGCACCCTTGTGGTTGTCATCTTGTTGCTTCGGAGTAAAGACAAATATATGTCATATTTTCTTACCAAAATTTGTTGTTTTGTCTCCTaatttcataataattttttcaaaagagaagcaaaatgaaATAACGTgaaagaattaaaagaaaaaaaaaagcaactaaTGTTCACTATTTTGGCACTACAATACGTTCTTAGAATTCCTCATTTCCATTCTATGGACATATTTCCTCTTAAAATAAAGCACGTTCAATAGTAAACAAGAAAAGCTAGTCTCGAGTTAAcacgaaaagaaaaagaaattcacGGTAAGAAAGAGAAAAGATTTGTAGGAAGAGGAGACGCCGGAGGTGAAGAGCACAGGGTGTGGAACCGCCGTCTTGTTGCAGCGCCGCAGCCCCACATTGCCGCTTGCGAGATCCTCCCCCAGGCACAGCTCCCGGTTCCCGCCCAGCTTAAGCTTGCTGCCGAGGCGGCCCACGAAGGCGGCGGAGAACGGGAGCCGGCCGCGGAGACCGTTGTTCTCAAGGTTGATCTCCACCGCTGACCCCTCCATCCTCCGGAACTGCTCCGGCACCTCCCCCTCCAGTTTGTTGTTGTCCATCGCGAGGTATCGCACGTTTCCCAGGAGTAGCCCCATCGACGACGGGATGTTCCCCACCAGGCCCAGCCGCGACATTCCGATCCCCAAAATGCCGCCCAGCTTCTCCCATATTTCCGGGATCGTGCCACCGAGGGGGTTCCTGCTTAGGTGCAACTCCCGCAGATTTGCCATCTCCGCCAGCGCCGCCGGGACGCCGCCCGTGAGCCGGTTGTCGCTCAGATCCAGGAGCTCCACCCGCCGCAGTTGCCCCAGCTCGGGCGGCACCCCGCCGCTGATCCGGTTAGAGCCGAGGTCCAGCTTAACAAGCGTCGTCATCCGTCCGATCTCCGCCGGTAGTACCCCTCCGATGTGGTTCCCGCACAGGTCGAGCACCTTCAGAAGGCCCAGTCGGCCGATGGACCCGGGAATCTCACCGCGGAGACGGTTCCGCGACAGGACGAGCTGCTCCAGTTGTTGTAGGTTCCCGACCTCGGAAGGGATGATCCCGAAGATACGCGTGCCGGACACGATGAGGCGCCGTAGGCGAATGAAGCCGCCGACCCGGCCGCTGAGGCGGCCGGCTAGGGATGGGTTCTGGTGGAATACTAGCTCTTCGACGGCAAGGGAGAGGTTCCAGAAGTCCCGGGTAATGGAGGCTCTAGCGGTGGTAAAGcagttgtagaagaagagcctGCGGAGGAATGGGAAGGAGGAGAGGGAAGTGGGGATGGTAGCGTTTACTCCGCAGGCTGGGTTGGAAGAGAAGTCGGAGAGGTAGCCGAAGTTGAGTTCGACGATGTGAGGGGAGGCGTCGGCTTTGGCGGAAGAAGAGGACGAGGAGGGAAAGAGGTCGCAGACGATACCGTGGGGACCGGAGAGGCATAGGTCATCGGGGTACAGCGAGCGCCAAGGAATGGAAGGGTTGATGGACTCGAGGGCAAGGTACGCCGCCTCCCGCTCACCATCCGGCAGAAGAGGAAGCGGCGGCTGATCTTCCGCTGTGGCGTAGACGACGAACGCAAGAtggtgatggaggaggaggaggaggactagGAAAGACCTGAGCAAGGAACAATCGACCGCCATGGAAGAAGAATAGAAATGGAAAGAGTTggagagaggaggaggatttTGGATTTTATAGAACGAAAAATTAAAACGGAAGAGAGAAACAAGACAGTTTTTCAAAACAATATTGCAATTTCGAGATGACGGATACGCCCCGGTCGGGAGGGTGGTGACTGACTGGGTATGTGTAGTGGACGGAAGCTGCAGCAAAAGACTGCAACGAGATCAGCGTGTCAGGTTTAAGTAGCAGTGTAGGGAAGAAGTTGTTATCCCCAAATGACCATCTTGCCCCTTAGACTGATGACTTATCCACCGTTGGATTGGTCATTAAATCAGTATGGACAGACCTTAGAAGGGAGTGCGAGGCTCAGCGAAATAATTGTGACGGGTAGATCCGTCATTACACTCCTGACTCGTTCTATTCTTAGCCGTACGCCTTCGTTCCGGTGTGATCCTGCTCTCATAGTTTATTGCTGGTGTTTCTCTGTCTTGTATTTATTTGTGATGTTCTCTAAAAGGTAGAGATGCTATTCTTTCCGAGTTATTGAAGATGGTTGTCGTGCACACTGTTTATATAGTCTCCCGAAACGGAAGCGCGAATAAGCCCGACAGCTGTGAGAGTTCGTCGCATCATATTGTACTTGGCAACAACTTTCTGGTCGGTTCGTCGAGGAACCTAATCAGAAAGTTCTTCATCCCCATCACATCGCTATGTTGTGCCCGAAATACCCAATGAAATCAACAAGACTAATAGAATAATGATCCGACCAAAATAAATTTGGTCTCATGCTGTGCTACTGGAAGCTTCGAATCACATGGCGCCAAAGCAGGGTGAGATTTGAAGGGTAATTGTGTAATTTCAGACTGTTCAACTTTCGTTTCTAAATATTGGGGTGGGGACCAGGTCCACGTGGCGGGTGGTGGGGGGCAAAGGCTGCCCACAGCCGTCGATAGCACAGTGACAGGCCTTGACGAAGCCCCCCACCTTGTTTCTCATCTTCGGGGTTGCGACCCCAACAGCTAACGGACAACGCACGCACATCACTTCGTCCTTGCGCAGGAAGTGAAATCGCTATGGACAGACCTTAGAAGGGAGTGCGAGGCTCAGCGAAATAATTATGACGATGAGGGGAGAAGCCATGGGCGATAGTGATGGACGATGAATGATGGGATTACGAGACACGGGATGGGCTTCGGGCAAGTCGAACTTCTAATAATGGATGGTGCGATTTAATGCCCGTCGTGAGGAGACGCCACATCAAATAACAACATATGTTATGAACGAGACATTGTAAGACCTCGTCGATTTGGTTATGCTAAAATAAAAGGACCCTATCTACTAGTTTCCCTGGCACCCAAGAAGACTCTTACTTGTCTTGTGTTTGCACTCGGGACAACCGCCCTCTCATCTGTTCATAGGTAGGTTAGAGGGATAACCGTAGATCATAATCTTGTTATATTGATTTCACTATTCATCTTAGGGTGAGAAGGTGGTTATGATTGATAGCGATTCAGTTTCAGGAGATTTTGGGAAGATCGAAGAGAGTATTGATATCATTGCTAAGGTTTCCAAATGATTAAACGAAGAACAAAGAACTTGTATGCTCGTGATGACTTCAAGTATTCCAATCCTATAAAAAATACATcagaatataattaaattttaagcgAAGGGTGCAGTTACAATCATAGAAAAATATTTCTATCATATTACATTATCATAATACAGTGATGACATCAGGTTAGATTTTTATATCCTAAATATCAGGTTCAATACCTTCTGATTGTATCTAGAATGCATTCCAATAGGAAAGTAGATACCTAATTCTAGTTCACGCAAAGATagatatattttaatcaaatttggatagaaaagtaGGTGACTGAATACAATTCAAATTTGGGTTTGAGAACCCAAAGACAGATAGTCGATACTCAATTTATTACTATTTTACAATATAACATAgagatgataattttatttttttataaaaaataaattttattaagtAGTTAATCTAGTACTTTTAAAAATAGAGACATCTGAAACCAGGATCTCTGAtagataagaagaaaaaaattctcATCCCAAACAATATTCACTTGATGTAGTCTAATAAAACTATGCTAACCAGTTAGCTTCTTTAGATACATGATCAATGGAGAAATTCTGAAAAACATACGTACAATCtcaaatattttgaataatataaaaaaaaatactaggaAAATTCTTCGTTAGTATAATATCTAACTCCACTTGCACTAACGCTAGtcctatcatgttttttttttctctcaactgCCTTTACAAGATTTTACAGTGGAGAATCTCCGATAGGGATGATAGTGGATTGAGCTTGTTTGGATTCTCAAATTTTGTCGACTTACTTAAACTATAAGTTAATTAACAAATTGTCTAGACTCACTTAAATTTAAGTTGCTTCTTAATTGGTCTCATGCATGTGTAGATAGGGAAGTAGATACCCAAATTAGCACTTGTTATAATAGAGGGACAACTAGCAACATTCACATTAGCACACAGAATACAAGCATCTTTACATTCTAGGTATAATTTTAAAAAACCAACTCTCTTTATTTCACTGTCTATGAAAacacgttcaaaaaaaaaaaaaaaaatcactgcctatcattttcaaaatacatTATTATCTTTGAATGTATTTTTATAATTGTTCAAAGTACATATTTTTTAGGATTATTTTTGTGTGATTGATAGCACACATGTCCTTGCAATTACATTACCTGTAGACTTGCAAGATTTTCTCACAATCAAAGAAAGATATTTATCTCAGCATTTGATTTGAGTGCTTCACTCTTACAATAGCTATCGGATCATAATCTTGCAATAACACGTCGAAATGAATTGCTGCATATTAGAGAGATTCAATCCATTTAAAGAGTAAGAGAATAATACCAAACCCAAATATTACAAGGAGTTTATAAAATCATATGCTCGCTTCCTCAAAAATCACATAAAGCATATCAATCATCTCTGATAGTCGTTTGTGACATTGTAATGTTGGTTCTTTTAACAATATCAAATatggataaaataattattttatagaattaaaattaaattttgattcaaaaatatgctttatagatccaaaataagatttcagaatattttcataaaacttattaaatcctacaataattaataaacttattaacatGGAACAATTTATTAGaatattttctgaattaatcgatgatttggtcttccaattgcagagtatccttaactttagatttctccttgacgggtgaagagaaacttcattatatactgcaaccggggaccataaccttatttatagtcataactgatgaatttataattattattatattcataattgatgaatttgTAATTATGCTTTAAGAGTTTCATATTCTTAACTTATCTtgtcattaagttagaaatatgactgatggtatccacacaattaattttcataataattattatgtcccttagccaaataactttattttaattagatcactttaattttgattaattaaaataatggcttaacacatttaattatatatatgtgacccttaaaattataataatctccCACTAAGtcacatatgtatccttataaatgtgTTATACTTTATGAGCTCAAACTATTGTCATTATTAAACAAGACATACAAAACAATCTCATCCATTAGCCATATTAATATAGGACCAAAGTGATCttcgctatatcaatcatagctaaacccatcaatgatcactaatattaacataaccaaatgacatattaattatgaaatatgtagcatgaaaattacatgaatgtgatatgtacatgtcaattttcaattggtccaactttatctttatcaGATCGTTAATAACTTTAATCGTCATAATAtacaaagtataataaactgaagCTTTATTTTTTATCAGAAAATATCGGTACAAATACAAAATCTGGCATAGAACATACAACAAACATATGACAGACTCTCACTAAACTGAAGTTTCCTCAAATTTTGATATACCTATATGAGTAGTATGCTCATGAAAGACCTAGGGTGGTACACCTTTTGTGAGAGGATATGCAAATATAAAGTTTGTTCCTAAGTGTTCTATTGAAATTTGTTTACTTTGTACCCTTTCTTTCACAACTAGGAACTTAATGTCAATGTACTTTGACTTAGTCGAGCTTCTATTGTTGTTGGAGTATAAAATAGCTTATTTGTTATCACAGTATATCTTTAGTAGTCTTTCAATCCCTTGTAGTATTTATAACTCTGTGACAAAATTCCTCAGTCAAATTCAATGATTGGATGCCTCAAAACATGCTACAAATTTTGTTGTCATGGTGGAGGAAGTAATAAGAGATTGCTTAGCACTATGCCAAGAAATCGCCCCACCAGTCAACATATAAATGTAGCCTGAAGTGGATTTCCTACTATCTtggcatccagcaaaatctgagTCAAAATACCCGATAATCTCCAAATGGTCTGAtttcctatatgtgagcatatgatcttttgtcctctttaaatatctcatgactcttttagctgcCTTCCAATGATCCATTCCAGGATTACTTAAGTATCTGCCTAACACTCCAACAGTGTACGCTATATCCAAATGCGTACAAACatgtgcatacattagactccctatagctgatgcatagggaatcttctatatttcttgagtttctagatTTCTTTTAGGACACTGATTGAGAttgaacttgtctccctttgcAACAAGGGTGTCTCCTGATTTGCAATCTTGTATGGcaaaccttttgagtactttatcgatatagCTCCTTTGTGATAATCCTAGAATACCTTGAGATCTATCTCGATGTAtctggattcctaatacaaaagaggatcaccaagatctttcatctcaaaatttctagatagaaatctttTGGTTTTGTACAATATGTCTATATCATTTGTGGCAAgcagaatatcatccacatacaataTCAAGAAAATGAATTTGCTCCCATTGAATTTGTGATACACGTAATCATTAACGACGTTTACCTCAAAACCAAATAAGATAATTACTTGATAAAATTTGTAATATCACTAATGGGATGCTTGTTTTAGCCCATAaatagattttatcaatttacaaacCATTTTCTTTGGGTCTCCTAACACAAAATATTCTagttgtaccatataaattattttatcaatGTTTCTATTGAGAAATGCTATTTTAACATCTATGTAATGAAGCTCCAAGTCAAAATGTACCGCTAGAGCCATAATTGTCCTAAAAGAGTTATTCGTTGAAACCGGAGATAAAAGGtctctttaaagtcaatcccttcctTTTGAGTATATCCCTTTGCTACAAGACGTGTCTTATACCTCTCCACATTACCTTTAGAAtcccttttggttttaaaaatccaTTTACAACCAATGGGTTTCACACCTTCTAGTAAGGGACAAGTTCCTAAACTTTATTATCTTGTATGaacttatactcttgattcatgGCTTCAAACCACTTATCCGAATTGGAATCCTCCATGGCTTGAcggaagttgattggatcatcttccattataCCACTAATTTCTTCATGTTCTtggagaaataccatataatcatccAAAATGACACTCCTCCTTTCCCTAGTGGATCATTGCAAAGGTGCTGGCTCTTGCGGCACAGATTCTTGAGGATGTTGAGTTTGTTCCTCATGAATAATTTCCTCATACTATATGAGAGTTGAAAtgactatatccttttgaggtataGATTTTGTCACATTAGTGGCAACTATATGAATTGGATCAGactgaaccaattcttcctcaaaggtaaagtctttaatcttatttttctccccaaactcaatatcctcaaagaatgtagcaatactcgtcttaaaaatatttcttgatttgggatcataaaatttataccccTTAGACCGCTTTAAATAACCAATAAAGTAACTACTCACTATTCGGgattccaatttcttttcattagtcctgTGTGGCCTTGCCTTAGTTGGACAACCCCATATACGAAtgtgtcttagactaggctttctcCCAGTCCAaaattcataaggtatttttgtaGTTGCTTTAGTTGGTACTCTATTAAGAATATAAGctgtagtttttattgcttctccccAGAGCGACTCTAGCAAAGTAGATTGAGAAATCATACTTCTTACCATGTCCTTAAGTGTGCGGTTTCGTCTTTCAGCTACACCATTCATGCTAGGTGACCCTAGCATTAAGGGACAATTCCATACTCCTCTAGGTATAAAGCAAATGGTCCTGTATGTTGTTCACCTGAGCCGTCATTTCTGCCAtaatattcccctccacggtCAGATTTGACACTTTTTATTCTTTTGCTAAGTTGATTTTCAACTTTAGCTTTAAATGCTTTGAACACATCCAAAGACTaagatttttcatgtattagatacatgTATCCATATCTAGAGCAATcgtctatgaatgatatgaagtatTATTGACTATTCCATGAAGGTGTAGGAAATGACCCACAAATATCTgtatgtatcaattctaagacGTCCGTAGCTCTATATGCACCTGATCTCTTATGTTTGGTTTGTTTACCTTTAATGCATTCAACACAAATATCCAACCCTCataagtcaatgggatcaagaATCCCTTCTGACACAAGTCTTTCAACTCTATTTTTAGAGATGTGATCTAAAcgtttatgttaggatcaagagcacactaagaggggggggggtgtgggttttaattagtgtagcagaaaacattCGTCGGTTAAAATCTAATTTCatcaaaaaccatttcggaaagatctttaaattgagagTGTGcataagtgtagttgatgtaaagcaatgaaggcaatttgcagttaagataaatagcagaaagtaaatgcaaaccaagatttagagtggtttggtcaatcttgatctacatccacttttggcttcctccttcgacgaggtcaccgacgtccactagaggtcttccttcaataggcgtaggccaatcacccttttacaacttttctccttttgacgggcttaggagacaacccttacaagttttcactcctctcttgaatgatcaacacttagaaagaaagagggagaagaactctagcttttacaacacttttaagccttcaaatactcagaattaaagcaaACATTTAGCAAACATTTGGTACCCTTTCATACAGgagagggtggggtttatataggccctaatcagtttgaaa belongs to Musa acuminata AAA Group cultivar baxijiao chromosome BXJ3-5, Cavendish_Baxijiao_AAA, whole genome shotgun sequence and includes:
- the LOC103972993 gene encoding piriformospora indica-insensitive protein 2, with product MAVDCSLLRSFLVLLLLLHHHLAFVVYATAEDQPPLPLLPDGEREAAYLALESINPSIPWRSLYPDDLCLSGPHGIVCDLFPSSSSSSAKADASPHIVELNFGYLSDFSSNPACGVNATIPTSLSSFPFLRRLFFYNCFTTARASITRDFWNLSLAVEELVFHQNPSLAGRLSGRVGGFIRLRRLIVSGTRIFGIIPSEVGNLQQLEQLVLSRNRLRGEIPGSIGRLGLLKVLDLCGNHIGGVLPAEIGRMTTLVKLDLGSNRISGGVPPELGQLRRVELLDLSDNRLTGGVPAALAEMANLRELHLSRNPLGGTIPEIWEKLGGILGIGMSRLGLVGNIPSSMGLLLGNVRYLAMDNNKLEGEVPEQFRRMEGSAVEINLENNGLRGRLPFSAAFVGRLGSKLKLGGNRELCLGEDLASGNVGLRRCNKTAVPHPVLFTSGVSSSYKSFLFLTVNFFFFSC